The following are encoded together in the Pirellulales bacterium genome:
- a CDS encoding DUF362 domain-containing protein codes for MATVAIAQNVDIGRAVREALDHLELEAIVRGKLVAVKPNDTWASKDDTTGVTQPDTLRAVIRHLKKFGPRELVVTGGAGSAETDEVFKLAGLMKVVEEEGAIFFDHNRPPFIEVQLESAAEPEVQGPQQKVTVNPRVLEYETLVAVNQLKLHETATVTLALKNIAMSYPAADYYGHPRSKQKHKHGFFDDMHTFIASMAKRFPIALAVTVGHPAMIGTGPLLGHCVETGLVIASRDPVAADVVGARLLGFSAQAVRHLWEAGRLKLGETDTEAMKFPGLSMEDAWARFTEKVYGRRLPYEQP; via the coding sequence ATGGCCACCGTCGCAATTGCTCAAAACGTCGATATCGGCCGGGCCGTTCGCGAGGCGCTGGATCATCTCGAACTCGAGGCAATCGTGCGAGGCAAGCTCGTCGCGGTCAAGCCGAATGATACCTGGGCGTCGAAAGACGATACGACCGGCGTCACTCAGCCCGATACGCTTCGGGCCGTGATCCGGCACCTGAAGAAGTTTGGTCCAAGGGAGCTGGTCGTCACCGGCGGCGCCGGGAGCGCAGAAACGGATGAGGTCTTCAAACTCGCCGGGCTGATGAAAGTCGTCGAAGAAGAGGGCGCGATCTTCTTCGATCACAACCGGCCCCCCTTCATCGAGGTTCAGCTTGAGTCGGCGGCTGAGCCGGAAGTGCAGGGACCACAACAAAAGGTGACGGTCAATCCGCGCGTTTTGGAGTACGAGACGCTCGTGGCGGTGAACCAGTTAAAGTTGCACGAAACTGCGACCGTAACGCTGGCCCTGAAAAACATTGCGATGTCGTACCCGGCCGCCGACTATTACGGGCACCCTCGCTCCAAGCAAAAGCACAAGCACGGTTTCTTCGACGACATGCACACGTTTATCGCCTCGATGGCCAAGCGGTTTCCGATTGCGCTGGCGGTGACCGTGGGTCACCCGGCAATGATCGGCACCGGACCGCTGCTCGGCCATTGCGTCGAAACGGGGCTGGTCATTGCCAGCCGCGATCCCGTGGCGGCCGATGTTGTGGGCGCCCGGCTGCTCGGCTTTTCGGCCCAGGCGGTCCGCCATCTCTGGGAAGCAGGGCGTCTGAAATTGGGCGAGACCGACACCGAAGCGATGAAGTTTCCTGGCCTGAGCATGGAAGACGCCTGGGCCAGGTTCACGGAGAAGGTCTATGGTCGTCGGCTGCCGTACGAGCAGCCATAG
- a CDS encoding HPP family protein, whose amino-acid sequence MSRTDVFQNRTGDKPRARSTSDKRVAVPDAVWAPLTVTFLLAIPGLLGYVIGQPWLFPSLGPTAFLQAEAPHLPSARFYNVVVGHLLGLLSAFAAVAVFDASAAPSVLSSHTLPTVRLEAALLAVLITMLGTSLLRASHPPASATTLLIALGGMQATLKEAGIICTGVAIVAIAGEGVRQLRLRLVRPHS is encoded by the coding sequence GTGAGCCGAACCGATGTTTTCCAAAACCGCACCGGCGACAAGCCTCGTGCAAGGAGTACGAGTGATAAACGCGTGGCGGTGCCCGATGCCGTCTGGGCGCCGTTGACCGTCACGTTTCTGCTGGCGATTCCCGGCCTGCTTGGCTATGTGATCGGCCAACCCTGGCTGTTTCCGAGCCTTGGTCCGACCGCTTTCCTGCAAGCCGAAGCTCCTCACTTGCCGAGCGCGCGTTTTTACAATGTGGTCGTCGGGCACCTGCTGGGCCTGTTGTCGGCGTTCGCCGCCGTGGCCGTCTTCGACGCCAGCGCAGCTCCCTCGGTACTTTCCAGCCATACTTTGCCGACGGTGCGACTCGAGGCGGCGCTGCTCGCAGTATTGATCACGATGTTGGGAACGTCGCTGCTGCGCGCCTCGCATCCCCCGGCGTCGGCGACTACCCTCTTGATCGCGCTGGGCGGAATGCAAGCCACCTTGAAGGAAGCGGGAATCATCTGCACGGGCGTCGCCATCGTGGCTATCGCGGGCGAGGGCGTCCGCCAGTTGCGACTTCGGTTGGTGCGGCCACACTCGTAG